The following are from one region of the Candidatus Bathyarchaeia archaeon genome:
- a CDS encoding homoserine kinase: MAAATQDRGEHHSAIRVEVPSTTANLGPGFDVFGMALGAFWDAVELEECEKRSLELEISGRYGKLVPRKHDANSACLAVKHFLEKFGIERGIRIRLEKNIPVGKGLGSSGASAAGAIVGLDRLLGLGLPKDELVALAAFGELCSAGSPHADNVAPAILGGFVVIQSYDPLRAIGMDPPPNLELAIAMPDIEINTKEARAILPAQVPLGEVARNIGMASSIVAGILKGDVSLIGSGMVDAIVEPIRAKLIPGYDIVKKRAYEAGACGVAISGSGPTMLAVVDNKVAKAAEVAKAMAEGFSEAGLKCESIVARPCGGAKVVWMR, translated from the coding sequence TTGGCCGCCGCAACCCAAGACCGGGGAGAGCATCATTCAGCTATAAGGGTCGAGGTCCCCTCCACAACGGCGAACCTCGGCCCTGGGTTCGATGTATTCGGCATGGCGTTGGGAGCATTTTGGGATGCGGTGGAATTGGAGGAATGCGAGAAGCGTTCCTTGGAATTGGAGATCTCCGGGAGATATGGCAAGCTTGTGCCGAGGAAACATGACGCCAACTCGGCCTGCTTAGCGGTTAAGCACTTCCTCGAAAAATTCGGGATAGAGCGCGGGATAAGGATAAGGCTCGAGAAGAACATACCCGTCGGGAAAGGCTTGGGCAGCAGCGGGGCCTCGGCCGCCGGCGCAATAGTGGGGTTGGATAGGCTATTGGGCTTGGGCCTCCCCAAGGATGAGCTCGTAGCCTTGGCCGCCTTCGGGGAATTATGCTCCGCGGGGTCCCCCCATGCGGATAACGTGGCGCCCGCGATATTGGGGGGCTTCGTGGTGATACAATCCTATGATCCCCTGAGGGCTATAGGGATGGATCCGCCGCCAAACTTGGAGCTCGCAATAGCCATGCCGGATATAGAGATCAACACGAAGGAGGCTAGGGCAATTCTTCCCGCTCAAGTCCCCTTGGGCGAGGTGGCGCGGAACATTGGGATGGCATCGAGCATCGTCGCAGGGATCCTTAAGGGCGATGTATCCCTGATCGGATCAGGGATGGTCGATGCCATAGTCGAGCCAATTAGGGCCAAGCTCATACCTGGCTATGATATAGTTAAGAAAAGGGCATACGAGGCTGGGGCGTGCGGGGTCGCCATAAGCGGATCCGGGCCAACGATGCTAGCGGTCGTGGACAATAAGGTGGCCAAGGCGGCTGAAGTGGCGAAGGCCATGGCGGAGGGCTTCTCCGAGGCGGGCCTGAAGTGCGAATCCATCGTCGCGAGGCCCTGCGGCGGGGCAAAGGTCGTTTGGATGCGTTAG
- a CDS encoding NusA-like transcription termination signal-binding factor — MTAQKIKLTSDEMKYIALFESMTGATAKDCIIDEKMGRIIFLTKPGEMGLAIGKGGRNINMLKKMTGKQIELVEYSDTPEKLIRNSLSPANVKEIRLTEKSDKKIAVVEVDPKDKSIAIGKNGRNIEKTRMLAKRYFQIDHVIII; from the coding sequence TTGACGGCTCAGAAGATAAAGCTGACATCAGATGAAATGAAATACATAGCCCTATTCGAAAGCATGACCGGTGCAACTGCGAAGGATTGCATAATAGATGAAAAGATGGGCAGGATAATATTCCTCACCAAGCCGGGGGAGATGGGCCTCGCAATAGGGAAGGGTGGTAGGAACATAAATATGCTGAAAAAGATGACGGGAAAACAAATAGAGTTAGTGGAATATTCCGATACTCCGGAGAAATTGATAAGGAATTCCCTCTCGCCGGCGAATGTGAAGGAGATAAGGCTAACTGAAAAATCGGATAAGAAGATAGCCGTTGTAGAGGTGGATCCGAAAGATAAATCCATAGCAATAGGGAAGAACGGAAGGAACATAGAGAAGACTAGGATGCTGGCGAAAAGGTATTTTCAAATAGATCACGTCATAATAATCTGA
- a CDS encoding polyprenyl synthetase family protein gives MGVGGDPERISELLASVRRMVDPVIERYIPRFGRPEGLFSPIWDLLDRGGKRFRPALTLLACEAVGGDPEKAVNAAAAVELLHNMTLIHDDIEDGSLFRRGKPCIHIIYGIPSAINAGDAMLIKVFEVLSDGPLPPEFGLKLVKKLAERAFQVTVGQAMEFEALRSRDPSDVDVIGILRNKTGALTALALELGGIAGGAGDAELRALARFGEAIGIGFQIIDDVLNVDGQLEKYGKEIGGDIREGKITVMVSHLLRVSEPRDRDRFLRLLGKKDITEEEVGEAIALYRKYGSIGFARDLAREFIEDGLRSLENLPKNEARDKMRALAEFLIKREM, from the coding sequence ATGGGTGTCGGTGGCGATCCCGAGCGAATATCGGAACTATTGGCCTCCGTGAGGCGAATGGTTGACCCGGTGATAGAGAGGTATATCCCCCGATTTGGACGGCCGGAGGGCCTCTTCTCACCCATATGGGATCTGTTGGATAGGGGGGGCAAGAGGTTCAGGCCCGCCCTAACGCTATTGGCTTGCGAGGCGGTCGGCGGGGATCCCGAGAAAGCCGTCAATGCCGCGGCCGCCGTGGAGCTCCTTCACAATATGACCCTGATCCACGACGACATCGAGGATGGGAGCCTTTTTCGAAGGGGGAAGCCGTGTATTCATATCATATATGGCATTCCATCGGCCATCAATGCCGGAGATGCCATGTTGATAAAGGTGTTCGAGGTGTTGAGCGATGGCCCGCTTCCCCCAGAGTTCGGGCTGAAGCTCGTCAAGAAACTGGCGGAGAGGGCTTTTCAAGTAACGGTGGGGCAAGCGATGGAATTTGAAGCTTTGAGGAGTCGGGACCCCAGCGATGTGGACGTTATCGGCATACTCAGGAACAAGACCGGGGCCCTGACGGCGCTCGCATTGGAGTTGGGGGGCATAGCGGGGGGCGCTGGCGATGCGGAATTAAGGGCGCTGGCGAGGTTCGGGGAGGCCATAGGAATTGGATTTCAAATAATAGATGACGTCTTGAACGTGGATGGGCAGTTGGAGAAGTATGGAAAGGAGATCGGCGGGGACATAAGGGAGGGGAAGATAACGGTCATGGTTTCACATCTATTGAGGGTTTCCGAACCGAGGGATAGGGATAGGTTCTTGAGGTTGCTCGGCAAGAAGGACATAACCGAGGAGGAGGTGGGAGAGGCCATAGCCCTATATAGGAAGTATGGGTCAATAGGCTTCGCGAGGGATTTGGCTAGGGAATTCATCGAGGATGGGTTGCGCAGCTTGGAAAATCTCCCGAAGAATGAGGCTAGGGATAAAATGAGGGCGTTAGCGGAGTTCCTAATTAAAAGAGAAATGTAG
- the thrC gene encoding threonine synthase, translating into MEHFIKCIGCGEEFEKDTVLYNCPKCGDLLEIEYDFGSIRRGMGKSDWASGPLSVWRYREFLPVGPLIEPITLGEGGTSLHRCSRLGERIGINRLMVKNEGENPTGSFKDRGMTVGITKALELGKRWVACASTGNTSASLAAYAAKAGIRRTVLVPKGGVAYGKIAQAIAHGAEIVEVEGNFDEALRLMIELAARIPELYLMNSVNPYRLEGQKTLAFELFDQLGGRTPDCVVVPVGNAGNISAIWKGFKELEALGLMDPPLPKMIGIQAEGAAPIVRAFKSRADSIEPIEKPTTVATAIRIGRPASWKKALRAVRESRGLMEAVSDDEILSAQRMLAAEEGIFVEPASASSIAGLMKLRQSGSISGEEEVVCVATGHGLKDPEVIVKSFKGPLSFQDFLLSIRAVKAKAA; encoded by the coding sequence ATGGAGCACTTCATTAAATGCATAGGTTGCGGTGAGGAGTTCGAGAAGGATACGGTGCTCTATAATTGCCCTAAGTGCGGGGACCTATTGGAGATCGAATACGACTTTGGATCAATTCGCAGGGGGATGGGGAAATCGGATTGGGCCTCGGGGCCGCTCTCGGTTTGGAGGTATAGGGAATTCCTGCCCGTAGGGCCGCTGATCGAGCCCATAACCTTGGGAGAAGGCGGGACCTCGCTCCATCGATGCTCAAGGCTGGGTGAGAGGATAGGCATCAATCGCTTGATGGTGAAGAACGAGGGCGAGAACCCGACCGGCTCCTTCAAGGATAGGGGGATGACGGTCGGGATAACGAAGGCTCTGGAACTGGGCAAGAGATGGGTCGCCTGCGCATCCACCGGGAATACATCAGCATCCCTAGCGGCCTATGCGGCCAAGGCCGGCATTAGGCGCACGGTGTTAGTGCCCAAAGGCGGGGTGGCGTACGGGAAGATCGCCCAAGCGATCGCCCATGGGGCCGAGATAGTGGAGGTGGAGGGGAATTTCGATGAGGCCCTGAGGCTTATGATTGAATTGGCCGCTAGGATCCCGGAGCTTTATTTGATGAACTCAGTGAACCCATACAGGCTCGAGGGACAGAAGACGCTCGCGTTCGAGCTCTTCGATCAATTGGGGGGAAGGACCCCGGATTGCGTCGTGGTGCCCGTGGGGAACGCGGGGAACATAAGCGCCATATGGAAGGGGTTCAAGGAGCTCGAAGCCCTAGGGCTTATGGATCCCCCCTTGCCCAAGATGATCGGAATACAGGCCGAAGGGGCGGCCCCGATCGTGAGGGCCTTCAAATCAAGGGCCGATTCGATAGAGCCGATTGAAAAACCGACCACGGTGGCCACCGCCATAAGGATCGGGAGGCCGGCGAGCTGGAAGAAAGCTCTAAGGGCCGTCAGGGAGTCGAGGGGGCTCATGGAGGCCGTGAGCGATGATGAGATACTATCAGCGCAGAGGATGCTAGCCGCCGAGGAGGGCATCTTCGTCGAGCCGGCGAGCGCCTCCTCCATAGCGGGCCTTATGAAGCTCAGGCAATCGGGGAGTATATCCGGGGAGGAGGAGGTCGTATGCGTGGCAACGGGCCATGGCCTTAAGGATCCGGAAGTGATCGTTAAATCCTTTAAGGGCCCTCTGAGCTTCCAAGACTTCCTATTATCCATAAGAGCGGTGAAAGCCAAGGCCGCTTAA
- a CDS encoding DNA-directed RNA polymerase subunit A' yields MELSEEVYKRIDRILFSLLSPSEIRKMSVAEITTPDTYDEDGVPIPSGLMDERLGTLEPRQKCKTCGNTAALCPGHFGHIELAEPVVHISFVKLIHKLLAITCRDCGRIRLPTERIEEYRKRIEEEKNLLNAVSDSLYESIMKEAKKSSECPHCGSRQYPIEHEKPTSFYEIVDGGAVKLRPTLIRERLERIPDEDLRLIGINPETARPEWAILQVLPVPPVSVRPSITLESGIRSEDDLTHKLVDIIRINQKLKEAIDSGVPVNIIEELHDLLQYHVTTFFDNEVSGIPPARHRSGRALKTLAQRLKGKEGRFRGNLSGKRVDFSARTVISPDPNLDIDMVGVPVEIASKLTVPERITEWNIEYARKLIENGPEKYPGALYIVRGDGRRIRLEFVSDRKELAEAIQPGFILERHIRDGDIVLFNRQPSLHRMSIMAHRVKVLPYKTFRLNPCVCPPYNADFDGDEMNLHVPQSEEAITEADLLARVRDQILSPRYGGPIIGAKTDLITAAYLLTKEGTYLTKEEVGILLVAANYEGDLPPPKDTKNRLWSGKQIFSLFLPKGLYFSTKSNLCSIYKCEKCLEERCEYDAFVIVKDGKLIKGVIDKNSIGAEKSDTLFHRIVKDYGSDVAAKFLNSISKLLDRFLTLKGFTYSIDELDLPDQVRARINKVIEKAEGKVASLIEAYRSGTLERLPGQSLEETLEIHIMNELSKARDQAGEYAEAYFGMENSGIIMTRTGARGSMLNIGQMTACLGQQSIRGKRILRGYRDRTLPFFEWGDAGAAARGFVYSSYREGLNPIEFFFHAMGGREGLVDTAVRTQQSGYMQRRLVNALEHIRVEYDNTVRDPNGNIIQFKYGEDGTDTSKSDRGKSVNVDRVIEKVKLTMGKGRRATKEYVIKKLSQYKDRLTPKLVDELRSKILGSKLTREAVDEVVEEVVRKYESSLIEPGEASGMVSAQSIGEPGTQMTLRTFHFAGVREQNVTLGLPRLIEIVDARKTPSTPTMTVYLDKEHRTSKEKAEKVASRITHTTLGDIASSIESDLTEMKVIVRLDPNAMRERGVTISDLQKSIRLGLCDVKFHGLNIDIIAKNMELPQFRKLQSRIEALHVKGIPTVKRALVVEENGEWVLKTEGSGLAMVLRIPGVDPTRTISNDIHEVAAVLGIEAARNVIIKEAMSVLEEQGLDVDIRHVMLMADVMTASGRVLQVGRHGVTGEKASPLAKAAFEITVPTIVEAALKGDEDFLKGVAENVIVGQQIPMGTGLIDLYMFTSASAEGKG; encoded by the coding sequence TTCTATCCCCAAGCGAGATACGCAAAATGTCCGTGGCCGAGATAACGACCCCCGACACCTATGACGAGGACGGCGTCCCAATACCCTCGGGCCTGATGGATGAGAGGCTGGGGACCTTGGAGCCTAGGCAGAAGTGCAAGACCTGTGGGAACACCGCCGCCCTTTGCCCAGGACACTTCGGACATATAGAGCTGGCCGAGCCTGTGGTGCATATATCCTTCGTAAAGCTCATCCATAAACTTTTGGCGATAACCTGTAGGGATTGCGGAAGGATACGCCTCCCAACCGAGAGGATAGAGGAGTATCGGAAGAGGATAGAGGAAGAGAAGAACCTGCTCAATGCGGTTTCCGATTCGCTTTATGAATCGATAATGAAGGAGGCGAAGAAGAGTTCGGAATGCCCACATTGCGGCTCTAGGCAATATCCAATAGAGCATGAGAAGCCCACGTCCTTTTATGAAATAGTCGATGGCGGGGCCGTCAAATTAAGGCCTACCTTGATAAGGGAGAGGTTGGAGAGAATCCCCGATGAGGATCTAAGGCTAATAGGGATAAATCCGGAAACGGCTAGGCCGGAATGGGCAATACTTCAAGTGCTACCCGTCCCGCCGGTTAGCGTAAGGCCCTCGATAACACTTGAATCCGGAATACGCTCCGAGGACGACTTGACCCACAAGCTGGTTGATATAATCAGGATCAATCAGAAGTTGAAGGAGGCCATAGACTCGGGCGTCCCCGTTAATATAATTGAAGAGCTCCATGATCTTTTGCAATATCACGTGACGACTTTCTTCGATAACGAGGTTTCCGGAATACCCCCGGCGAGGCATAGGTCGGGGAGGGCCCTCAAGACGCTCGCCCAAAGGCTCAAGGGGAAGGAGGGGAGGTTCAGGGGGAACCTCTCCGGGAAGAGGGTGGACTTTTCTGCGAGGACCGTGATATCCCCCGACCCGAACTTGGATATAGATATGGTCGGCGTTCCAGTAGAGATCGCGAGCAAGCTCACCGTGCCGGAGCGAATAACGGAATGGAACATAGAATATGCTAGGAAGTTGATAGAGAATGGACCGGAGAAATATCCGGGCGCATTATATATAGTGAGGGGGGATGGGAGGCGGATAAGATTAGAGTTCGTATCCGATAGAAAGGAATTAGCGGAAGCCATACAGCCCGGCTTCATCTTGGAGAGGCACATAAGGGATGGCGATATAGTTTTGTTCAATAGGCAACCATCATTGCATAGGATGTCGATCATGGCGCATAGGGTCAAAGTCCTCCCATATAAGACCTTCAGGCTAAACCCCTGTGTCTGCCCTCCATATAACGCTGATTTTGATGGCGATGAGATGAACCTCCACGTTCCCCAGAGCGAGGAGGCCATAACGGAGGCGGACCTTCTTGCTAGGGTGCGAGACCAAATACTCTCGCCTAGGTACGGCGGCCCGATCATAGGCGCAAAAACGGACCTAATCACGGCCGCTTATCTCTTGACTAAGGAAGGGACCTATTTGACCAAGGAAGAGGTCGGGATCCTGCTCGTGGCGGCGAACTATGAGGGGGACCTCCCCCCGCCAAAGGATACCAAGAACCGCCTATGGAGCGGGAAACAGATATTCAGCCTATTCCTACCAAAGGGCCTTTATTTCTCCACAAAGTCAAACCTGTGCAGCATTTATAAATGTGAGAAATGTTTGGAGGAGAGATGCGAATACGATGCATTCGTGATCGTTAAGGATGGAAAACTCATAAAGGGGGTCATAGATAAAAATTCCATAGGGGCTGAGAAATCGGATACGCTATTCCATAGGATAGTGAAAGACTATGGGTCTGATGTAGCGGCTAAGTTCTTGAATTCCATATCGAAGCTCTTGGATAGGTTCCTCACACTAAAGGGTTTCACCTACTCCATAGATGAGCTAGACCTCCCGGATCAGGTCAGGGCAAGGATCAATAAGGTCATAGAGAAAGCCGAGGGGAAGGTCGCCTCCCTAATAGAAGCTTACCGGAGCGGGACCTTGGAGAGGCTTCCGGGCCAATCCTTGGAGGAAACATTGGAAATACATATAATGAATGAGCTATCCAAGGCTAGGGATCAGGCGGGCGAGTACGCTGAAGCTTACTTCGGGATGGAGAATAGCGGGATCATAATGACTAGGACTGGGGCTAGAGGGTCCATGCTAAACATAGGCCAAATGACGGCGTGCTTAGGACAACAATCCATAAGGGGGAAGAGAATATTGAGGGGGTATAGGGACAGGACTCTCCCGTTCTTTGAATGGGGGGATGCTGGCGCCGCGGCGAGGGGATTCGTCTACTCTTCCTACAGAGAGGGGCTTAATCCAATAGAGTTCTTCTTCCACGCTATGGGCGGGAGGGAGGGATTGGTCGATACCGCCGTTAGAACGCAACAAAGCGGTTATATGCAAAGGCGCTTGGTGAACGCTCTTGAACATATAAGGGTGGAGTACGACAATACCGTTAGGGATCCGAACGGGAATATAATACAATTCAAATATGGCGAAGATGGGACGGATACATCCAAGAGCGATCGCGGGAAATCCGTCAATGTGGATAGGGTGATAGAGAAAGTCAAGCTTACCATGGGGAAGGGAAGGAGGGCGACTAAGGAGTATGTCATCAAGAAGCTCTCGCAATATAAGGACAGGTTAACGCCGAAGTTGGTGGATGAGCTGAGGTCTAAAATCTTGGGGTCCAAGTTGACTAGGGAGGCAGTTGATGAGGTCGTGGAGGAGGTCGTTAGGAAATACGAATCATCCTTGATCGAGCCCGGGGAGGCATCGGGGATGGTATCGGCTCAATCCATAGGGGAGCCCGGGACCCAGATGACTTTGAGGACCTTCCACTTCGCTGGCGTAAGGGAGCAGAACGTCACCTTGGGCCTCCCAAGACTCATCGAGATAGTCGATGCTAGGAAGACACCCTCCACGCCGACCATGACCGTTTATTTAGATAAGGAGCATAGGACCAGCAAGGAGAAGGCTGAGAAGGTGGCATCTAGGATAACCCATACCACTTTGGGGGACATAGCGTCGAGCATAGAATCGGATTTAACCGAGATGAAGGTGATAGTTAGGCTGGACCCGAATGCTATGAGGGAGAGGGGCGTGACCATTTCGGATCTTCAAAAATCAATAAGGCTTGGGCTATGCGATGTGAAGTTCCATGGCCTAAACATTGATATAATCGCCAAGAATATGGAGTTGCCGCAGTTCAGGAAACTTCAATCTAGGATAGAGGCCTTGCACGTTAAGGGAATACCAACGGTTAAGAGGGCGTTGGTGGTGGAGGAGAACGGCGAATGGGTCCTGAAGACCGAAGGCTCTGGGCTTGCGATGGTCCTGAGGATTCCTGGCGTGGATCCCACAAGGACGATAAGCAACGATATACATGAGGTGGCCGCGGTCCTTGGGATAGAAGCCGCAAGGAACGTCATAATAAAGGAGGCGATGAGCGTCTTGGAGGAGCAGGGTTTGGATGTGGACATAAGGCACGTTATGCTAATGGCGGACGTCATGACGGCATCAGGCAGGGTCCTCCAAGTCGGCAGGCACGGAGTTACCGGCGAAAAAGCGAGCCCTTTGGCGAAGGCCGCCTTCGAGATTACCGTTCCAACAATAGTGGAGGCGGCCCTCAAGGGAGATGAGGATTTCTTAAAGGGCGTAGCGGAGAACGTCATCGTTGGGCAACAAATACCGATGGGCACGGGATTGATAGACCTTTATATGTTTACCTCAGCCTCAGCGGAGGGTAAGGGATGA
- a CDS encoding 30S ribosomal protein S12 — translation MAKSPRGLFAGRQLRRSRKAMRWKFAPFKRRALMLDIKADPLQGAPQARGIVLEKVGIECRQPNSAVRKCVRVQLIKTGKVVTAFLPGDGALNFVDEHDEVHIEGIGGPEGKAYGDLPGTRYRVFKVNGISLQALISGKKEKPRR, via the coding sequence ATGGCGAAGTCGCCAAGGGGGCTATTCGCGGGGAGGCAACTCCGAAGATCCAGAAAGGCCATGAGGTGGAAGTTCGCGCCCTTCAAGAGAAGGGCCCTCATGTTGGACATAAAGGCCGACCCATTGCAAGGGGCGCCCCAAGCCAGGGGCATAGTCTTGGAGAAGGTTGGAATAGAGTGCCGCCAGCCCAACTCCGCGGTGCGGAAGTGCGTCAGGGTTCAATTGATAAAGACCGGCAAGGTGGTCACGGCCTTCCTGCCCGGGGATGGGGCTTTGAACTTCGTCGATGAACACGACGAAGTCCACATAGAGGGCATAGGGGGTCCCGAGGGGAAGGCCTATGGAGATTTGCCGGGGACGAGGTATAGGGTTTTCAAGGTCAACGGGATAAGCCTCCAAGCCCTTATATCCGGGAAAAAGGAGAAGCCGAGGAGGTAA
- a CDS encoding 50S ribosomal protein L30e — protein sequence MTVDIEKQLPVAIRTGKVEFGSKRALEAAAFGKAKMIILASNMPEEERREIERLAKLSNLPVHIYNGSGRDLGSLCGRPFAVLAVTIKDPGDSMLGSVEGQS from the coding sequence ATGACCGTGGATATTGAGAAGCAACTGCCAGTCGCGATCAGAACAGGGAAGGTGGAGTTTGGCTCAAAGAGGGCACTCGAGGCCGCGGCCTTCGGGAAGGCGAAGATGATCATATTGGCATCGAACATGCCTGAGGAGGAGAGGAGGGAGATAGAACGCCTCGCAAAGCTCTCCAATTTACCTGTTCACATCTATAATGGGAGCGGCAGGGACTTGGGCTCCCTTTGCGGAAGGCCATTCGCGGTCTTGGCGGTAACTATAAAAGATCCGGGTGATTCGATGCTCGGATCAGTGGAGGGCCAAAGTTGA